Below is a window of Roseofilum casamattae BLCC-M143 DNA.
GAAATTGTCCGAAAAATTCAAGAGAAAAAAGCTGATTATGTTCTCTCATTAAAAAAGAATCATCCCACCCTTCATGCTGAAGTAGAACTGAAGTTTAATTCTCTCAAAGATAACTCAGGTCAATTGGGAAATATTGACTATGCTCAAGTTTTAGGCAACATTATTCGCCAACATTGGGGTATTGAAAACCAGGTTCATTGGACTTTAGATGTGACCTTTAATGAAGATTCCAGTCGGATTCGTTCCGGTCATAGTCCTCACAACTTTGCCCTTCTCAGACGTTGGGCGCTCAATGCTCTTCGTCAGGAAACTACTCTCAAGCGTAGTTTACGACAGAAGCAGAAGCGGGTAGCTATGAATAATGACTATATGTTCTCTATCCTCAGTTCCTTTTGTCAAGGGTGATTGAGATGCTCTTACCCTGCTGAAACTCCTCGTCTTCCTTTCCTTCTGCTAATGAACTCGCATGTTGATATAATTCCACATCTAATGGTAGGCTTTTTCGACCATCATACAAATGGCTAGTTACAGCTACTATTCCATTGTCCGTCTTTCCAATTT
It encodes the following:
- a CDS encoding ISAs1 family transposase; amino-acid sequence: EIVRKIQEKKADYVLSLKKNHPTLHAEVELKFNSLKDNSGQLGNIDYAQVLGNIIRQHWGIENQVHWTLDVTFNEDSSRIRSGHSPHNFALLRRWALNALRQETTLKRSLRQKQKRVAMNNDYMFSILSSFCQG